A genome region from Crossiella equi includes the following:
- a CDS encoding ArsR/SmtB family transcription factor, whose amino-acid sequence MDEVFKALADASRRRLLDSLNQHNGQTLRELCAGLDMARQSVSKHLAVLEAAELISTSWRGREKLHHLNAAPVNAIADRWIHAYHRPRAQALADLRSALEQPPMDSFVYTTYIRTTAEQLWQALTSPEFTQRYWGAVLESDWQPGSTITWRQGDWTHVDEHQVVLEADRPRRLAYTWHTFTPDFAKSVGLDEPTGAALAAEPRSRVTFEIEPQGEVVKLHVVHDGMRPDGTLVTMVSEGWSHILANLKTLLETGQTLPDPS is encoded by the coding sequence GTGGACGAGGTGTTCAAGGCGCTGGCCGATGCCAGCCGCCGCCGCTTGCTCGACAGCCTGAACCAGCACAACGGCCAGACGCTGCGCGAGCTGTGCGCGGGGCTGGACATGGCCCGGCAGTCGGTGAGCAAGCACCTCGCGGTGCTGGAGGCGGCCGAGCTGATCAGCACGTCCTGGCGCGGCCGGGAGAAGCTGCACCACCTCAACGCCGCCCCGGTCAACGCGATCGCGGACCGCTGGATCCACGCCTACCACCGGCCCCGGGCCCAGGCCCTGGCCGACCTGAGATCCGCATTGGAGCAGCCGCCCATGGACTCCTTCGTCTACACCACCTACATCCGCACCACCGCCGAGCAGCTCTGGCAGGCCCTGACCAGCCCCGAGTTCACCCAGCGCTACTGGGGCGCGGTGCTGGAGTCGGACTGGCAGCCCGGCTCCACCATCACCTGGCGCCAGGGCGACTGGACGCACGTCGACGAGCACCAGGTGGTCCTGGAGGCCGACCGGCCGCGCCGCCTGGCCTACACCTGGCACACCTTCACCCCGGACTTCGCCAAGTCGGTCGGCCTGGACGAGCCGACCGGCGCGGCGCTGGCCGCCGAGCCCCGGTCCAGGGTGACCTTCGAGATCGAGCCCCAGGGCGAGGTGGTGAAGCTGCACGTGGTGCACGACGGCATGCGGCCGGACGGCACCCTCGTCACGATGGTCTCCGAGGGCTGGTCCCATATCCTCGCCAACCTCAAGACGCTGCTGGAGACCGGCCAGACGCTGCCCGACCCGTCCTAA
- a CDS encoding GNAT family N-acetyltransferase produces the protein MSEVVRAWVWGWSLCRDSASPVAEPDGFRIDVAKPGHRVRYVLPGADSVRERAAALSAPGTWLKVCAPREQVLPRLTEPWLAVEPEYLMSLHLPGTPAPAAPAGYSVSLEPTRGYHELVVRAPDGGLAAHGRFAVHERTATVDQVWTDPAHRRRGLGRVVMGGLADRALGLGAAKAVLVSTVVGRQLYESLSWRVESEVTAAHLPEPH, from the coding sequence ATGAGCGAGGTCGTGCGGGCCTGGGTGTGGGGCTGGTCGCTGTGCCGGGACTCGGCCAGCCCGGTGGCGGAGCCGGACGGCTTCCGCATCGACGTGGCCAAGCCCGGGCACCGCGTGCGGTACGTGCTGCCCGGGGCGGACTCGGTGCGCGAGCGCGCGGCGGCGCTGTCCGCACCGGGCACCTGGCTGAAGGTCTGCGCGCCCCGAGAGCAGGTGCTGCCCCGGCTGACCGAGCCGTGGCTGGCCGTCGAACCCGAGTACCTGATGTCGCTGCACCTGCCCGGCACACCCGCGCCCGCGGCCCCGGCGGGCTACTCGGTGAGCCTCGAACCCACCCGCGGGTACCACGAGCTCGTGGTGCGGGCCCCGGACGGCGGGCTGGCCGCGCACGGCCGGTTCGCGGTGCACGAGCGGACCGCGACCGTGGACCAGGTCTGGACCGACCCGGCGCACCGCCGCCGGGGCCTGGGCCGCGTGGTCATGGGCGGCTTGGCCGACCGGGCGCTGGGCCTGGGCGCCGCGAAGGCGGTCCTGGTCAGCACGGTGGTGGGCAGGCAGCTGTACGAGTCCCTGAGCTGGCGGGTGGAGTCCGAGGTGACGGCCGCGCACCTGCCCGAGCCCCACTGA
- a CDS encoding 50S ribosomal protein L11 methyltransferase: protein MSESFVTSISAPGRSVRVRARELSERGLAMLLPSVGEYPVYDQRLYRFMLDDHLRNDRYAEAVARLAPGRTVLDIGTGQEAVWALAAARAGAEHVWAVEVIPASARAAREAVARAGFADRVTVLEGLSTEVGLPTRADVCVSEIIGNLGGSEGAGAVLRDARERLVKPGGAFIPHRSATTVVALDLSHAVPGGEPGFVDAALPYLEDVFTAVGRPFDVRACIPGLRRRAHLSPVAEVEPLDFAGALAPESEVPVTLPITRRGRLHGFALGVRLWVGANDAPVDSLAQRCNWFPVYAPLSPGGLPVGPGDSVEFTFSTTLSDDGVHPDYRLEGHLHAAAGSVPIAWSSSHHDDGFRASGFYRELFPR from the coding sequence TTGTCGGAGTCGTTCGTCACCAGCATCTCCGCACCGGGGCGCTCGGTGCGGGTGCGTGCCCGGGAGCTGTCCGAGCGCGGGCTGGCGATGCTGCTGCCGTCGGTCGGGGAGTACCCGGTGTACGACCAGCGGCTGTACCGGTTCATGCTCGACGACCACCTGCGCAACGACCGCTACGCCGAGGCGGTGGCCCGGCTGGCGCCCGGGAGGACCGTGCTGGACATCGGCACCGGGCAGGAGGCGGTGTGGGCACTGGCCGCCGCCCGCGCCGGGGCCGAGCACGTGTGGGCGGTCGAGGTCATCCCGGCCTCCGCCCGCGCGGCCCGGGAAGCCGTGGCGCGGGCGGGGTTCGCGGACCGGGTGACCGTCTTGGAAGGACTGTCCACTGAGGTCGGTCTGCCCACCAGGGCGGACGTGTGCGTCTCGGAGATCATCGGCAACCTCGGTGGCTCGGAGGGCGCGGGCGCGGTGCTGCGCGATGCCCGCGAGCGCCTGGTCAAGCCCGGTGGCGCGTTCATCCCGCACCGCAGCGCCACCACCGTGGTCGCCCTGGACCTCTCACACGCCGTACCGGGTGGCGAACCCGGGTTCGTGGACGCCGCGCTGCCCTACCTGGAGGACGTGTTCACCGCCGTGGGGCGGCCTTTCGACGTGCGGGCCTGCATCCCCGGGCTGCGCCGCCGGGCACACCTGTCCCCGGTGGCCGAGGTCGAGCCGCTGGACTTCGCGGGCGCGCTCGCGCCGGAGTCCGAGGTCCCGGTCACCCTGCCCATCACGCGGCGCGGGCGGCTGCACGGCTTCGCGCTGGGCGTGCGGCTGTGGGTCGGGGCGAACGACGCACCGGTGGACTCGTTGGCGCAACGGTGCAACTGGTTCCCGGTGTACGCGCCGCTCTCGCCGGGCGGGCTGCCAGTGGGGCCGGGGGACTCGGTGGAGTTCACCTTCAGCACCACGCTCAGCGACGACGGCGTGCACCCCGACTACCGGCTGGAGGGGCACCTGCACGCGGCCGCGGGCTCGGTGCCCATCGCCTGGTCCTCCAGCCACCACGACGACGGGTTCCGGGCCAGCGGGTTCTACCGGGAGCTGTTCCCGCGTTAG